One Heptranchias perlo isolate sHepPer1 chromosome 5, sHepPer1.hap1, whole genome shotgun sequence DNA window includes the following coding sequences:
- the ostm1 gene encoding osteopetrosis-associated transmembrane protein 1 isoform X2 → MVGAGLLGGILLGLISEGALGGTSSGGLPFEAAGFSRSKDVSPTQGLAWRGGGEEVEPEPEPPPPDAYREDGPLSRRLRRAGGPPAWDSDPAWWLSSPSVSEELSVELLKSSGNVSCSKQLLRSDRLQIVLKMHNYLQKIWIDSQCDACLNDNKTSPSMDTVIFKKMLNDSLNCFGQYSSIYPDHGNHSDLCNKCKVSYKNLTEWYTGMANKNNLCIDIVDAMNLTRQLWSKKYNCTVPCSDTIPVIAVSTFLLFLPVIFYLSSFLHSEQKKWKLIEPKRLKPCSSAAHIE, encoded by the exons ATGGTCGGTGCCGGGCTGCTGGGCGGCATTTTACTGggtttgatcagcgagggagccCTCGGCGGCACCTCCTCCGGCGGACTCCCGTTCGAAGCTGCGGGTTTCAGCAGGAGTAAGGACGTCTCACCGACCCAAGGCCTGGCGTGGCGGGGCGGCGGCGAGGAGGtggagccggagccggagccGCCACCGCCGGACGCGTACCGGGAGGATGGGCCTCTCTCCCGTCGGCTGCGGAGAGCCGGGGGCCCGCCTGCTTGGGACAGCGACCCCGCCTGGTGGCTGTCCTCGCCGTCGGTCTCGGAGGAGCTGTCGGTGGAGCTGTTG AAAAGTTCAGGGAACGTCAGCTGTTCAAAACAACTTTTGAGATCAGACCGTTTGCAAATAGTCCTGAAGATGCATAACTATCTGCAAAAAATTTGGATCGACTCCCAGTGTGATG CCTGTTTAAACGATAACAAAACATCACCATCAATGGACACTGTAATCTTTAAGAAGATGCTGAATGATTCTCTGAACTGTTTTGGACAATACTCTTCG ATATACCCTGATCATGGCAACCATTCTGATCTCTGCAATAAGTGTAAAGTTTCTTACAAGAATTTGACTGAATGGTACACTGGAATGGCAAACAAAAACAACCTGTGTATAGACATTGTTGATGCA ATGAACTTGACGCGGCAGCTGTGGAGCAAAAAGTATAACTGCACTGTTCCCTGCAGTGACACCATTCCAGTCATTGCAGTGTCAACTTTTCTTCTTTTCCTACCTGTCATCTTCTACCTCAGCAGTTTCCTTCACTCTGAGCAGAAGAAATGGAAGCTTATAGAGC CTAAGCGCTTGAAGCCTTGCAGCAGTGCAGCGCATATTGAATGA
- the ostm1 gene encoding osteopetrosis-associated transmembrane protein 1 isoform X1 → MVGAGLLGGILLGLISEGALGGTSSGGLPFEAAGFSRSKDVSPTQGLAWRGGGEEVEPEPEPPPPDAYREDGPLSRRLRRAGGPPAWDSDPAWWLSSPSVSEELSVELLVSESCRHLLREFGEMCASLVNCTVRNARPVRICEKCILQFHSFWDTFDDISKSSGNVSCSKQLLRSDRLQIVLKMHNYLQKIWIDSQCDACLNDNKTSPSMDTVIFKKMLNDSLNCFGQYSSIYPDHGNHSDLCNKCKVSYKNLTEWYTGMANKNNLCIDIVDAMNLTRQLWSKKYNCTVPCSDTIPVIAVSTFLLFLPVIFYLSSFLHSEQKKWKLIEPKRLKPCSSAAHIE, encoded by the exons ATGGTCGGTGCCGGGCTGCTGGGCGGCATTTTACTGggtttgatcagcgagggagccCTCGGCGGCACCTCCTCCGGCGGACTCCCGTTCGAAGCTGCGGGTTTCAGCAGGAGTAAGGACGTCTCACCGACCCAAGGCCTGGCGTGGCGGGGCGGCGGCGAGGAGGtggagccggagccggagccGCCACCGCCGGACGCGTACCGGGAGGATGGGCCTCTCTCCCGTCGGCTGCGGAGAGCCGGGGGCCCGCCTGCTTGGGACAGCGACCCCGCCTGGTGGCTGTCCTCGCCGTCGGTCTCGGAGGAGCTGTCGGTGGAGCTGTTGGTGAGCGAAAGTTGCCGGCACCTGCTGCGAGAGTTCGGCGAGATGTGCGCGTCCCTGGTGAACTGCACCGTGAGGAACGCGCGGCCGGTGCGGATCTGCGAGAAATGCATCCTGCAGTTTCACAGCTTCTGGGATACGTTCGACGACATCTCA AAAAGTTCAGGGAACGTCAGCTGTTCAAAACAACTTTTGAGATCAGACCGTTTGCAAATAGTCCTGAAGATGCATAACTATCTGCAAAAAATTTGGATCGACTCCCAGTGTGATG CCTGTTTAAACGATAACAAAACATCACCATCAATGGACACTGTAATCTTTAAGAAGATGCTGAATGATTCTCTGAACTGTTTTGGACAATACTCTTCG ATATACCCTGATCATGGCAACCATTCTGATCTCTGCAATAAGTGTAAAGTTTCTTACAAGAATTTGACTGAATGGTACACTGGAATGGCAAACAAAAACAACCTGTGTATAGACATTGTTGATGCA ATGAACTTGACGCGGCAGCTGTGGAGCAAAAAGTATAACTGCACTGTTCCCTGCAGTGACACCATTCCAGTCATTGCAGTGTCAACTTTTCTTCTTTTCCTACCTGTCATCTTCTACCTCAGCAGTTTCCTTCACTCTGAGCAGAAGAAATGGAAGCTTATAGAGC CTAAGCGCTTGAAGCCTTGCAGCAGTGCAGCGCATATTGAATGA